In Dasypus novemcinctus isolate mDasNov1 chromosome 10, mDasNov1.1.hap2, whole genome shotgun sequence, one DNA window encodes the following:
- the LOC101444119 gene encoding olfactory receptor 52A5, which translates to MMTVNGSVFMPSVLILIGIPGLESVQCWIGIPFCIMYLIAVIGNSLILAIIKFENSLHKPMYIFLAMLGATDIALSTCILPKMLGIFWFHLPEIYFEACLLQMWLIHSFQAIESGVLLAMALDRYVAICDPLRHATILSPQLLLYIGVGVALRAAILVAPSIVLIKWRLKLYKTTVISHSYCEHMAIVKLAAEDIRVNKIYGLFVAFAILGFDIIFITLSYAQIFISVFQLPQREARLKAFNTCIAHICVFLQFYLLAFFSFFTHRFGSHIPPYVHILLSNLYLLVPPFLNPIVYGVKTKQIRDQILKIFLSKEIS; encoded by the coding sequence ATGATGACAGTGAATGGCTCAGTCTTCATGCCTTCTGTACTAATACTCATTGGGATTCCTGGCCTGGAGTCTGTGCAGTGTTGGATTGGAATTCCATTCTGCATCATGTACCTCATTGCTGTGATTGGGAATTCCCTAATCTTAGCTATAATCAAATTTGAGAACAGCCTCCATAAACCCATGTACATTTTTTTGGCCATGCTGGGGGCCACAGACATTGCACTTAGTACATGTATTCTTCCCAAAATGTTAGGCATTTTCTGGTTTCATTTGCCAGAGATTTATTTTGAAGCCTGCCTGCTACAAATGTGGCTTATTCACTCATTCCAAGCTATTGAATCAGGTGTTCTGCTGGCAATGGCCCtcgaccgctatgtggccatctgtgaCCCCTTGAGACATGCCACCATCTTATCTCCACAACTCCTGTTGTATATTGGAGTTGGGGTGGCACTTAGAGCTGCCATTTTGGTTGCACCATCTATAGTGCTTATCAAATGGCGCCTTAAACTCTACAAAACTACAGTCATCTCCCATTCTTACTGTGAGCACATGGCCATTGTGAAGCTGGCTGCTGAAGATATCCGGGTCAACAAGATATATGGTCTGTTTGTTGCTTTCGCCATCCTAGGGTTTGACATTATCTTCATCACCTTGTCCTATGCCCAAATCTTTATCAGTGTTTTTCAACTGCCCCAGAGGGAGGCACGACTCAAGGCCTTCAATACATGCATTGCCCACATTTGTGTCTTTCTGCAGTTCTATCTCCTtgccttcttctctttcttcacacACCGGTTTGGTTCTCACATACCACCATATGTTCACATCCTCTTGTCAAACCTTTACCTCTTAGTCCCACCTTTTCTCAACCCAATCGTCTATGGGGTAAAGACCAAACAAATTCGTGACCAGatcctgaaaatatttttgtccaAGGAAATATCTTGA
- the LOC101444580 gene encoding olfactory receptor 52A1 translates to MHITNGSVFMPSVLTFIGIPGLESVQCWIGIPFCAMYITALIGNSLLLIIIKSERSLHEPMYIFLAMLGATDIALSTSIVPKMLGIFWFRLPEIYFDACLFQMWLIHTFQGIESGVLLAMALDRYVAICYPLQHATIFTHQRVTHIGVGMTMRPAILVIPCLLLIKCRLKLYRTKVISHTYCEHMALVKLATEDVYINKVYGLLGAFIVGGFDFMVIALSYIQIFITVFHLPQKEARLKAFNTCIPHICVFLQFYLLAFFSFFTHRSGSYIPSYIHITLSNLYLLVPPFLNPFVYGVKTKQIRDQAVKLLCSKNQS, encoded by the coding sequence ATGCATATTACCAATGGCTCAGTGTTTATGCCTTCTGTGCTTACATTTATTGGAATCCCAGGTTTAGAATCTGTACAGTGTTGGATTGGGATTCCATTCTGTGCTATGTACATCACTGCTTTGATTGGAAATTCTCTACTTTTGATCATCATCAAATCTGAACGCAGCCTCCATGAACCTATGTACATCTTCCTGGCTATGCTTGGAGCCACAGACATTGCACTCAGCACCAGCATTGTGCCCAAGATGCTTGGAATTTTTTGGTTCCGCTTGCCAGAGATTTATTTTGATGCTTGCCTCTTTCAGATGTGGCTTATCCACACATTCCAGGGTATTGAGTCAGGAGTCCTGTTGGCCATGGCTCtggaccgctatgtggccatctgttaTCCCCTGCAGCATGCTACCATATTCACTCACCAACGAGTCACTCATATTGGAGTTGGTATGACAATGCGGCCTGCTATTTTGGTAATCCCATGCCTATTGCTCATAAAATGCCGCCTGAAACTTTACCGAACCAAAGTAATATCACACACTTATTGTGAACACATGGCCCTTGTGAAGCTTGCCACTGAGGATGTTTACATCAATAAAGTCTATGGGCTCCTTGGagccttcattgttggtgggttTGACTTCATGGTCATCGCTCTCTCCTACATCCAAATATTTATCACAGTCTTCCACCTGCCCCAGAAAGAGGCTCGCCTTAAGGCATTTAATACATGTATTCCCCACATATGTGTCTTCCTCCAATTTTATCTCCtggcttttttctccttttttactcACAGAAGTGGATCTTATATCCCATCATATATACATATCACCTTGTCCAATCTTTACCTGCTGGTCCCACCTTTTCTCAATCCTTTTGTCTATGGTGTGAAAACAAAGCAGATTCGAGATCAGGCAGTAAAACTGCTTTGTTCCAAAAACCAGTCTTGA